Proteins encoded within one genomic window of Flavobacterium gilvum:
- the cyoE gene encoding heme o synthase: MTTTSNPTSIKSIYIDFKAITKAGLAISVVFSSIAGYVLGFDSTHSFDWLVLLKLAIGGYCMVGASNAYNQVIERDLDALMDRTKNRPVASGRMTPGLAVLVASLLTILGVALLYTINPKTAMFGAISIFLYTSIYTPLKTVTSLSVFVGAFPGAIPFMLGWVAATGEFGIEAGTLFLIQFFWQFPHFWAIGWFLYEDYEKAGFFMLPTGKKDRGTSLQIILYTVWLIIASLLPALGYTGQLFITPVAAIFVLCLGLWMLFYGVRLYQIKTAKAARTLMLVSVSYITLLQLVYILDKFLR, from the coding sequence TTGACTACAACATCAAATCCAACTTCAATTAAGTCTATTTATATTGATTTTAAAGCAATTACAAAGGCTGGTTTGGCTATTAGTGTTGTTTTTTCTTCCATTGCGGGTTATGTTCTCGGTTTTGATTCCACACATTCATTTGATTGGTTGGTTTTGTTGAAACTGGCAATTGGCGGTTACTGCATGGTTGGAGCTTCCAATGCATACAATCAGGTGATAGAAAGAGATTTGGATGCATTGATGGATCGTACCAAGAATCGTCCGGTTGCATCAGGGCGAATGACTCCTGGATTGGCTGTGCTTGTGGCAAGTCTTCTTACCATTCTCGGAGTGGCTCTTCTTTACACGATTAATCCAAAAACAGCAATGTTTGGTGCAATCTCTATTTTTTTATATACCAGTATTTATACGCCACTAAAAACGGTAACATCGCTTTCGGTTTTTGTTGGGGCTTTTCCGGGCGCTATTCCTTTTATGTTGGGATGGGTGGCAGCTACAGGAGAGTTCGGAATCGAGGCGGGAACGTTGTTTTTAATTCAGTTTTTTTGGCAATTTCCACATTTTTGGGCGATAGGTTGGTTTTTGTACGAAGATTATGAAAAAGCCGGTTTTTTTATGTTGCCAACTGGAAAGAAAGATAGAGGTACTTCCTTGCAGATTATATTATATACCGTTTGGTTAATTATAGCATCTCTATTGCCTGCATTGGGTTATACAGGACAATTATTTATTACTCCGGTAGCAGCAATTTTTGTATTGTGTTTAGGACTTTGGATGTTATTTTATGGAGTTCGCCTGTATCAGATAAAAACAGCAAAAGCAGCCAGAACACTGATGCTTGTGAGTGTTTCTTATATAACGTTATTACAATTAGTGTACATATTAGATAAATTTTTAAGATAA
- a CDS encoding cytochrome c oxidase subunit 3, with protein MEMTMTAEDHKLRTAKSYKLILLFAMVSMTMMFAGLTSAYVVSQSRADWLKNFELPSAFFASTVVILGCSVTFHLAKKAIQKDNQSKTTAFLLATLALGIAFVVLQFVGFGQIVENGYYFTGSASSITTTFLYIVVVVHLLHLAGGMISLLVIIYNHFKQKYNATQTLGIELGAMYWHFLDFLWLYLFLFLYFFK; from the coding sequence ATGGAAATGACAATGACCGCCGAAGATCATAAATTGAGAACGGCAAAATCGTATAAACTGATTTTATTGTTTGCCATGGTAAGCATGACAATGATGTTTGCTGGACTTACGAGTGCTTATGTCGTAAGTCAGTCAAGAGCAGACTGGTTGAAGAATTTTGAATTGCCTTCCGCTTTTTTTGCAAGTACCGTTGTTATTTTGGGATGTAGTGTTACTTTTCACTTAGCTAAAAAAGCGATTCAAAAAGACAATCAAAGTAAGACTACAGCCTTTCTTTTGGCAACATTAGCTTTAGGAATTGCTTTTGTGGTGTTACAATTTGTTGGATTTGGGCAAATTGTAGAAAATGGATATTATTTTACCGGAAGTGCCAGTTCAATTACTACAACTTTTTTATATATTGTCGTTGTTGTTCATTTACTGCACCTTGCAGGTGGGATGATATCTTTGTTAGTTATTATTTATAATCATTTTAAACAGAAATATAATGCAACTCAAACTCTTGGAATTGAGCTAGGTGCGATGTACTGGCACTTTCTGGATTTTTTGTGGCTTTATTTATTTTTGTTTTTATATTTCTTTAAATAA
- a CDS encoding cytochrome c oxidase subunit 3: MEATVTTANNEKTWGGGNEPMGASYGKLMMWFFIVSDALTFSGFLAAYGFSRFKFIETWPLADEVFTHFPFLHGVSAPMYYVALMTFILIFSSVTMVLAVDAGHQMKKDKVALYMFLTIIGGMIFVGSQAWEWKNFIKGEYGAVETSGGSLLQFVDKEGHRVALEDFAATLPVEREQLSRDKGKWFMDESAIPTYTVAEVQAGFKAHPEVLVRIEKLNKDKKKVILSREESLARLDQAKIVIEGANLTHNEYGSKLFADFFFFITGFHGFHVFSGIVINIIIFFNVLLGTYEKRGSYEMVEKVGLYWHFVDLVWVFVFTFFYLV; the protein is encoded by the coding sequence ATGGAAGCGACAGTTACTACTGCAAATAATGAAAAAACTTGGGGAGGCGGCAATGAGCCTATGGGAGCAAGTTATGGTAAGTTGATGATGTGGTTTTTTATCGTATCAGATGCTTTGACTTTCTCTGGATTTTTAGCTGCTTACGGTTTTTCTAGATTTAAATTTATTGAAACTTGGCCATTGGCCGATGAGGTGTTTACGCACTTCCCATTTTTACACGGAGTATCTGCTCCAATGTATTATGTAGCATTGATGACGTTTATTTTGATTTTCTCATCTGTTACTATGGTGTTGGCTGTTGATGCTGGTCATCAAATGAAAAAGGATAAAGTAGCCCTTTATATGTTTCTAACAATCATCGGAGGTATGATTTTCGTTGGTTCTCAAGCCTGGGAATGGAAAAACTTCATCAAAGGAGAATACGGTGCTGTTGAAACTAGTGGAGGTAGTTTATTACAGTTTGTTGACAAAGAAGGTCATCGTGTTGCTTTGGAGGATTTTGCTGCAACATTGCCGGTAGAAAGAGAGCAATTGTCAAGAGACAAAGGGAAATGGTTCATGGATGAATCTGCAATTCCTACTTATACAGTAGCTGAAGTTCAGGCAGGATTTAAAGCACATCCTGAAGTTTTGGTACGAATTGAAAAATTAAATAAAGACAAAAAGAAAGTAATCCTTTCAAGAGAAGAATCTCTAGCTCGTTTGGATCAAGCCAAAATCGTAATTGAAGGAGCAAACCTAACTCACAATGAGTATGGAAGTAAGCTTTTTGCTGATTTCTTCTTCTTTATTACAGGTTTCCACGGATTCCACGTATTCTCTGGTATCGTAATTAATATCATTATCTTTTTTAATGTTCTTTTGGGAACTTATGAAAAAAGAGGAAGCTACGAAATGGTCGAGAAAGTGGGGTTATACTGGCACTTTGTTGACTTGGTTTGGGTATTTGTTTTCACATTCTTCTATTTAGTTTAA
- a CDS encoding cytochrome C oxidase subunit IV family protein → MSHEHVSNTKRIWTVFGLLSLITTVEVAFGIIRPAVLAENAFVSMSLLNWLFIILTLVKAYYIVWAFMHMEGEKKVLKNAVVLPLIFLVCYLIFILLTEGDYVFEVFRNSTIKWNF, encoded by the coding sequence ATGTCACACGAACATGTTTCTAATACAAAAAGAATTTGGACTGTATTCGGTCTATTGTCTTTAATCACTACAGTTGAGGTTGCTTTTGGTATCATTAGACCAGCTGTACTAGCTGAAAATGCTTTTGTAAGCATGAGTTTATTAAACTGGTTGTTTATTATACTTACATTGGTTAAAGCATATTACATTGTATGGGCATTTATGCACATGGAAGGTGAAAAAAAGGTGTTGAAAAACGCTGTTGTTTTACCTTTAATATTCTTAGTTTGTTATTTAATCTTTATTCTGTTGACAGAAGGGGATTATGTATTTGAGGTTTTTAGAAATTCTACCATCAAATGGAATTTTTAA
- a CDS encoding SCO family protein — protein sequence MLKNKSYIGISFVILIFGIYAIPKIIGRMENNNVVQGDRLDKVSGSKSVDGKLVTIGPAPKFELINQDNAKISNDFYKGKVYVLEFFFATCPSICPKMNANMVTLQNDFFGNPNFGIASITIDPVHDTPAVLKEHAKLLGVKSSNWNFLTGDKEYIYSLSNKGFNIYVGENSRVQGGFEHSGLFALIDKKGNIRCRKDDYGNPILYYDGLEKKGIRDIQQDIQALLKE from the coding sequence ATGCTTAAAAATAAATCATACATAGGGATTTCTTTTGTTATTCTTATTTTTGGGATTTATGCGATTCCGAAAATTATTGGTAGAATGGAAAATAACAATGTCGTTCAGGGTGACCGATTGGACAAGGTGAGTGGTTCCAAGTCTGTAGATGGAAAGTTGGTGACCATTGGGCCGGCTCCAAAATTTGAATTAATCAATCAGGATAACGCCAAAATTTCAAATGACTTTTATAAAGGGAAAGTATATGTTTTGGAGTTTTTCTTTGCTACATGTCCTTCTATTTGTCCAAAAATGAATGCCAATATGGTAACGCTTCAAAATGATTTTTTTGGAAATCCTAATTTCGGAATTGCCTCAATAACTATTGACCCGGTTCATGATACTCCCGCTGTTTTGAAAGAACATGCAAAATTATTAGGAGTGAAATCATCCAATTGGAATTTTCTGACTGGTGACAAAGAATATATTTATAGTTTGTCTAATAAAGGATTTAATATCTATGTTGGTGAAAACAGCAGAGTTCAAGGCGGTTTTGAACATTCAGGTCTTTTTGCTTTAATTGACAAAAAAGGAAATATCCGATGTAGAAAAGACGACTACGGAAATCCGATTTTGTATTATGATGGATTAGAAAAAAAAGGGATTAGGGATATTCAGCAGGATATTCAAGCATTGTTAAAAGAATAA
- a CDS encoding DUF420 domain-containing protein, which translates to MEENTIDQKFNKFIITVSILIPLVVAILFGVKLKDFGYSVQPLSFLPPIYASINGLTAIVLVVAVASIKKGNRKLHERLMTGAICLSVTFLVMYVAYHMTSDSTKFGDVNHDGLLDLNEKAQVGYVRLVYFFILISHIILSIAVIPLVLITYVKALASKFDKHKKIAKITFPIWLYVAVTGVIVYLMISPYYV; encoded by the coding sequence ATGGAAGAAAATACAATTGATCAAAAGTTTAATAAATTTATAATTACGGTTTCTATTCTTATTCCGTTGGTAGTTGCCATTCTTTTTGGGGTGAAATTAAAAGATTTTGGGTATAGTGTTCAACCTTTGTCCTTTTTACCGCCAATATATGCATCAATAAACGGGCTTACAGCGATTGTTTTGGTAGTTGCGGTTGCGTCTATTAAAAAAGGAAACAGAAAGCTTCATGAAAGATTAATGACAGGTGCTATTTGCTTGTCTGTAACTTTTCTTGTGATGTATGTTGCTTATCACATGACGTCAGATTCTACTAAATTTGGAGATGTTAATCATGATGGTCTTTTGGATTTGAATGAAAAAGCACAAGTTGGGTATGTAAGATTAGTATACTTTTTTATATTGATTTCGCATATTATTTTATCAATTGCCGTTATTCCATTAGTATTAATTACTTATGTAAAAGCCTTGGCAAGCAAATTTGATAAACATAAAAAAATAGCCAAAATTACTTTCCCAATTTGGTTATATGTTGCTGTTACGGGAGTGATTGTGTATTTAATGATTTCGCCTTATTATGTTTAG